AATCACGATTATAAGAAGCCGGAATTGAAACAGATTGCGGAGCGTTCCATTAGGTTAGCCGATCAAGCCAGACAGGTTCACGTGGTCTGCAACAACAATTTCTCCAACTATGCTCCGAAGGCGGCGGCGGCGCTGCAGAAGATGTTTCAGGAGAGAGGTGTTGAAGTGGGAGATGCAGATAAGGCGTTCGCGTTTTGAAGAAGCCGGTTGAGAAACCGGCGCTCCGGGGGGCTGTGTTTCCAGGCTCGACTGAGCGGGTTCAATGGTTGCGAGTGTTCATTTAGCTTTTCATTGGTACTTCCATGCGCAGATAGGAGGATGCATTGGGATTTTACCAGCGGCGCACACGGTAAAACTGCTGGGCGTTGGTGGCGGTGGGGTCGGTGAGAAAGAGCGTGCTGCCATTGCCGGGAACGAGTGGCAGGCTGGTCCAGTTGGTGTCGGAAAGGGAAGCCTTATATTCCAACACGTAAACTTTTCCGCTTTGGGTGGGCAATGAAAGTTTGAAAGTATTGGAACTGGCGGACGGATTACTCAAGGTGGAGTGGGTGACTGGTGGACAGTTTCCGATCAATGCCAGGCTTTGAAACCGGCCAGCGGCAATGGCAACGACGTTAGTGAGTCGTGGCGGAACGTTGGTCTGACCGTAGATGTGCATTCCCCACGCAATGACCGTGCCGTCGGATTTCAGCGCCAGGTTGTGATAATCACCGGCAGCAATGGCCACGACGTTGCTCAAACCGCTGGGGACATTGGTTTGGCCGTTGCTGTTCTCGCCCCAGGCAACGATGGTGCCGTTGTCCCCAAGCGCCAGGCTGTGAGAATAGCCGGCGGCGATCGCCACCACATTGCTCAACCCTGGGGGGACACTGGTCTGGCCAGAATAGTTATTACCCCAAGCGACGACGGTGCCATCGAATTTCAGCGCCAAATTGTGTCCATTGCCTCTGGCGATCGCCACGATATTTGTCAGCCCGGGCTTGCTGGCATTTCCGACAACCGTCCCATTGGTCATTAACGCGAGATAACCGTCATAATTCGGGGTAATCGCCGCGACATTTGTCAGTCCCGGAACGGAACTCTGATACGAATAGACCACGGTGCCGTTTGTTCTCAATCCGAGGGTAGCAGGTCCAGCCCCGGCGATAGCCATAAGATTGGTGTACGTAAATAATGTGGAAGAACCCGGCCAGCTCACCGCCTTGCCGCTTGAATTCAAGGCCAAACAATCAGACGGGCCGCTCCCACCGCTTGATATGGCGATGATATTGGTCAAACCGAGGGAGAGATTGGTTTCGCCAGATACTCCACCCCAGACTGCAACTTCTGAAGGTGTGAGCGTGACCACCTGGCTGATGAGGTTGGTGTAAGCATTGGTAAGAACGACATTGTAGGAACCGAATTGAGCCGGTTGCACATTTGTGAGAACCAGAAAATAGTTGGTTGCGCCGGGGATGTCAGCGCCATTGAACTGCCATTGGTATCCAATGGGGTTCACTCCGATCGCGGCAACATTCAATCTGGCTGGACCACCGATCCACGCTGCCTGGCTTGTTGGCTGGCTGGTGATGGTCAATGGATTGATCGTCAAGGTGACGTTCGAACTTGTCAGGGTGGTGGTGGCATCGCTCGCGGTGACGTTGTAGACCCCGGCCCAACTCATTGACGGATCGATGATTTGCATCGACCCGCCCTGGACAGGTCCAGCCCATGGATTGCCATCGTGAGTCCACTGGTAGGCAACGGGTGAAAGGCCTCCCACGTTGAAGGCAACTGAAACAAGTGTTCCAGCCCCCGCATTGATGGTCGTGGGGGAGATTGAGCACGAAATCCAAGGAACTACAGCCAGCGAGGCATTCGTAGATGTGGACAATCCAAATGAGTTGCTGGCAATGAGGCTGTAGTTGCCCGACTGGATCACCAACGCGTTGGTCAGCGTGAGCTGGCTGTTCGTGGCTCCAGTCAAGTTTGTTCCGTTGAACAACCACTGATATGTGAACGGTCCCTGTCCCACCAGCGCCGAGGTGAATGTCACTTGCGATCCGCCATTCGTAGTGAGGTTGCCCGGCTGAACCGTGACGAGCGAAGGCAACACGGTCAAATAAGCATTGGAACTCAGCGTCGTGCCAAACGCGTTGCTGACGACCACGGCGAAAGCAAGTCCTGAATCACCAAGCTGCGCCGCTGGCCAGATCAAGCTGGTATTTGTCTGGGCAGGGAGATTCGTGCCGTTGCAGAGCCATTGGTAGCTCAGAGGCAGCGAACCAATGGCGCTGACGGAAAATACGGTGTTGGAGGTGGCGGGCACGAGCTGGTTGACGGGTTGTTGAATCACCACCGGCGCTGAAGTGCTGACCGTCAACACAAATGGCACGTGATAGGATCCGTATGTATTGGTTAATGCCAATTCGTACGGGCCGCTGTCAGTCAGCTGGGCATTCGTAAAATTTAACGCTGTGCTGGTCGCCCCTGGGAGGTTCGTTCCACTGAACTGCCATTGAAACGTGGAACCAGAAACGGTAGGCGCAGTCGTCGCGGAAAAACCTGGTGCCATGCCGGTGTAAACGGATTGATTCGTCGGCCATTGCAGGAGGCTGGGCGCGCCGTCGTGGATCACCAGAACATGTTCGCCGCCACCGGAAATGGCGGTCACGTTGGTCAAACCCAACGGTGCGATATTGAGGCCATAGGTGCTTGTGCCCCAGGCCAAGACCGTGCCATCCGATTTCAATGCAACGCTGTAAGCCCCACCCGCGGCGACTGCCACCACATTACTTAAGCCAGTAGGAACATTGGTTTGCCCGGAACTGTTGTCACCCCAGGCCAGGACCGTGCCATCGCCCCGCAAAGCCAGATAATGCGCTCCGCCCACCGCGATGCTGATGACGTTGGTCAAACCAGGCGGCATTGCCGGTTGGTAAAGACCCCATTCGACCACCGTGCCGTCGGTTTTCAGTCCCAACGCGTAGCCAGTGTTGGCAGAGTTTGCAGCGATGGCCTTGATGCCGGTGGCCGAACCTGCCTCTGAAACCTGGCTGTTGGCGTTATCTCCCCACGCGGCTACCGAGCCGTCGTTCCGGAGCGCCAGATTAAAATAATTGCCTGAGGCAATGGCCACCACATTGGTCAATCCTGCGGGCACGTTGGCCTGGCCATAGCCGTTGTAACCCCAGGCCACGACCGTGCTGTTGTTCAACAAGGCCAGACTGTCATTATCACCCGCCGCGACGGCGACGACATTGCTCAATCCCGTCGGCACACTTGTGGCACCGAGAGAAGAGAGGCCCCAGGCGGAAACCGTGCCGTCCGCACGCAATGCAAGACTGTGATTCCATCCGCCGGCGATGGCCACCGCGTTCGTCAAATCTCCCGGCACGTAGGTCTGACCGGAATCACAATAACTGCAGAAAATCGCACCGCGCCCCCATGCCGTCACCGGTCCGCTGGCCCGGGCCGAAAGCGAAAAACAAATGCACCCCAGAATTGTCAGGATGATGGGCAAGAAATGGACTTGGCGTTGTATGTGAATCTGAGATTTCATATGTTGGTCCCCTAATACAACCGGAGATGCTGATTTCGTGAGTTTCTTCATGCTCCCAGGTTTTGCAAGTCTTTTCACGCCAACGCCTGCTCACTGCGCTGATACAGTTCAAACACCTGCGCGCTGAAACATTTGCCAGCAGCGGCAGCAATTTGGAGCGGTTGGATTATGTGAAGTGCGTTTGTGTGTTTCGGGCTCGAGTGATCCAGGTTTGCAGATGCAGCGGTGGTTCAAGGCTGGGAGCAGGGCACCCTGGAGGGCGGACAACTTGCAATCGCGGGTTGTTCGAAATGATGAGGCGCGCAGGCTGACGGGCAAAAATGTCCGTGATAGATACAAAATGTCCGTACCGGGTACATCATTGGCTTTGACCTTGAGTCGGGTGGGGGAGAGAATGGTGTTTGATGAAACAGGAGTCTGCATATGAACGTGTGTCGACGGGCAGGAGGAATGGGAACTCCCAGATGGATGGGGCGGGCAGTGGTCTGTCAGCTCGGGTTAAGTCTGCTTATCTCGGGCTAACTCGCGCTAACTCGGGTTATCTCGTGTTAAAAATTCTTGCAGGCGTATGGACCTGGATTTTGGGTGTTAGAATTCGTGTTTCGAATGGGAAAGGTCTAACGGTATATAACGGTAAATAACGCCTTATAACGCCAAATAACGGTAGAAATTTTTTTTATGGGAGCAAGAGTGAACAGAGGGGGATGGACGAAGGTAATGGCCAGAGGCATGAGGGCGGTATTCAGACCAATCGAGAATCGGAAAGCATTGGTAGGTATCGGAAGCCAACGGAAGGTATCGGAAGGTTCAGGAAATTTCGAATGGCCAGTTTCAACTTCAAAATGGGAGATTCGGACGGTGGATGGCGGTAATAGACGGTGGATGGCGCTGGATGACGCCAATTTTTTTTTGATGCTGAATTTTGGGTGCTTTTTTAATGGAGGAATTGTGAAAAAATGGCCAAAACGGGGAGGGGGAGGATGAATTTCCGGGACGCAAATCAAGACCTTTGGAAAACGCGGAATTTGTCATATCTGCCCTTTGCTTCCTGGGAAAGTTCGTCTAAGTTAAGCGATTGTATTGATCGACAAATTCGCGACACATGGCAAAAGGTTTCATAAAGATTGGCGGGGCTCGTGAGCATAACCTCAAGAACCTCACCTTGAGCATTCCCCGCGACCAACTGGTGGTCATCACCGGTTTGAGCGGTTCGGGGAAGTCGTCGCTTGCCTTTGACACCATCTATGCCGAAGGACAGCGGAAATATGTGGAATCGCTTTCTGCCTATGCGCGGCAATTTCTCGACCAAATGCAAAAGCCGGAGGTGGATTTTATCGAGGGACTTTCGCCGGCAATTGCGATTGAACAGAGAAGTTCCGGGACCAGCCCACGGTCGATCATTGCCACCACCACCGAGATATACGATTACCTGAGGTTGTTATTTGCGCATGTGGGGCAGGCGCATTGTCCAGAGAGTGGGGTGCCGATTGTGGCTCAGACAACGAGCGACATCGTGGACAAGATTCATGCGCTGCCTGTCAAGACGCGGGTGATGATTTTGGCTCCGGTTGTGCGCGATCAAAAAGGAGAGTTTCGCGATGTCGTGGAGCGCCTTGGTCGCGAGGGATTTGTTCGCGCACGCATCGATGGCGAGATGGTGGAGTTGGCCAGTAATGTCAGAGTAAAGCTGGATGCGAAGCAGAAGCACACGATCGAAGCGGTCGTTGATCGGTTGGTGATGGATGAGAAGATTCGCGTGCGGTTAAGTGATTCGGTGGAGACGGCGTTGAGGTGGGGAGAAGGACAGTTGTTGACTTTGCACCAGTTGCCGGGAACGGAATCGACCACCAGCTGGATTGAGACCCTGCATTCCAACCGCAATTACAGTCCTGCGACTGGAATGAGTTTTGAACCGCTCACTCCCAAGCATTTTTCCTTCAATTCACCTGCAGGCGCGTGTCCGGTCTGTCATGGGTTGGGACAGAAGATGGTTTTCGATGAAGGGCTCATTGTCCCTGATCCTGAGAAATCTTTGGAACAAGGTGCGATTTTGCCATGGCGCAGAGGTGGCAAGCGGATGGTTGTCTATTACAAGAGCATGCTGCGCGGTGTGACCGCCCAGTACCAACAGAATCTCGAGGCTCCGTATAAAACCTTGCCGGAAGATTTTAAAAAAATTCTGCTGTGGGGTTCGGGCTCCACCGAGATTGAGTTCAACTTTTGGCGTGCCGGCAAGATGAGCAAGGTGAGCCGCGCGTTCGAGGGAGTTGTTCCGAATCTCGAAAGACTCTATCAGGAGAGCGAAAGTGAGTTCACGAGGAACCGGTTGAAGAGTTTCATGAGCCCTCAATTTTGCGATGCCTGTGGAGGGCGGCGGCTCAAACCGGAAATTCTTGCCGTTACCATTGGCAATGCGGAGCTGAAGGAGAAATTTGGAACCAGGAGTTCCAAGGAACCAAACATTCCCGGGCTTTCCATCATGGATGTCTGCTCCCTCTCAATCGAGGCTGCGGATGATTTTTTTACCAAGCTCAAACTCTCCGAATTTCAACAGAAGATTGCCGCTGAAATTATTCGGGAGGTGCGTTCCCGGTTGGGTTTCCTTAAGAATGTTGGCCTCGGCTATTTAACTCTAAACCGTGAGAGTGGCACCTTGAGCGGTGGCGAAGCGCAACGCATCCGCCTGGCCACCCAGATTGGTGCGGGACTGGTCGGGGTGCTTTATATCCTGGATGAGCCTAGCATCGGTCTGCATCAACGTGACAACGAACGGTTGTTGAAGACCCTCGAAGGGCTGAGAAATCTGGGTAATTCTGTCCTAGTCGTGGAACATGATGAAGACACCATTCGTCGCGCCGATTACATTCTCGATTTGGGGCCGGGCGCCGGAGTGCGCGGCGGAGAAATTGTTGCGGCTGGAACGTTGCCTGAAATATTAGCCTCATCGCGCTCTCTTACCGCCCAATATTTAACTCGCGAGCTCTCGATTGCCGTTCCCAAAAAGCGGATAAAACCGACTCAGGACCGTGGCTGGCTGGAAGTGTTGGGCGCCACCGAAAACAATCTCAAAAACGTTGATCTGCGAATTCCCCTGGGAACACTCACCTGTGTAACGGGAGTGAGCGGTTCGGGGAAAAGTACCGCTGTGGACGACATTTTGCGGCGGGCTCTCTTTCGGAAGTTTCATGGTTCAAAGGAACGGCCAGGGGCACATCGTGAACTGAAGGGATTCGAGAATCTGGATAAGGTCATTGTTATTGATCAGACTCCCATTGGACGGACACCGCGAAGCAACCCAGCGACTTATACCGGGATGTTTAATCACATTCGTGATCTCTTTGCCAAGCTGCCGTCAGCCAAGATTCGCGGCTACGAAGCGGGCCGGTTTAGTTTCAATGTAAAAGGCGGTCGGTGCGAAAAATGCCAGGGCGATGGACTCATCAAAATCGAAATGCATTTCCTGCCACCGGTGTATGTGACCTGCGAAGCGTGCAATGGCCGGCGATATAACCGCGAGACCCTGGAGATTAGCTATAAGGGGATGAATATTGCCGACGTTCTGAACATGACCGTGGACGAGGCGGTGACATTTTTCAGAGCAGTTCCGCAGATTTACGAACCATGCCTGACACTGGCGGATGTGGGATTGGGCTACATCGGTTTAGGCCAGTCGGCCACGACGTTGAGCGGCGGTGAAGCGCAAAGAATCAAGCTAGCGTCCGAGCTCAGTCGCAAGGCGACCGGACGAACGCTTTACATCCTTGACGAACCCACCACTGGCCTGCATTTCCACGATGTCGCAAAATTGCTCGAAGTCCTTTTCAAGCTCCGGGCCTCGGGAAACACACTTCTGATTATTGAACATAATCTCGATGTGATTAAAACTGCTGATTGGATCGTCGATCTTGGACCGGAAGGTGGATCGGGCGGAGGCAGGATCGTGGCTCAAGGAACGCCTGAGGAAGTGGCTGAGTGCCCGGGCAGTTATACCGGCCAATATTTGAGTCGCATCTTGAATGAAACTGTTGGATAAAGAACATCTGAATGAAGTGGAATTTTAAAAGAATCGCTGGCTGCTGGGGTTTTCTGGCCCTGATTCAATTCCTTTTTGCCACGGTCAATTGTAGTGCTGCCGCGACACCAGAAAGCCACGCCTTTGAAGTGGCGGCGGACTTTTTCAAGTCCCACAACTGGGAAAAGGCTGAGGAAAAACTTGCGGACTTTGCAAAGAAATATCCGACATCAGAATTTTTTGCTGATGCGGTTCTGCTACAGGGCGAATCACGTTATGCGTTGGGGCGCGATTCGGGCGTCGTTGAGTTGCTCTCCACGGAGATGCCACATGCAGGAAAACTGGCTGACCAATATCTCTATTGGACAGCTGTGGCCTCCTACCGCAGTGCCAACTATAAAAATGCGGCTGACTCCTTTTCTCGAATCGTCACCGTGTATACCAATTCGGCAAAAAGAGCGGAGGCAATTTTCAGCCAAAGTCAGACCTTGGGAAAAATGGGAGCGTGGCCCGAAGCAATCAAGGAACTACGACAACCTGACGGAGCCTTCCAGCAATTGCTCAAATCCAACCCGACGAATGAATTTGCCATTAAAGGGGTGCTTCTGCTCGCCGAAGCCGATCTGATCCAGAAAGATTACCAGGCCGTATCGGAAGACCTGCGAATTATTTCCCAGCAAAAACTGACCCCGGAGTTTAAGTGGCGAAGTCAGTTGTTGTTTTGTCGTAGCTTGTTTGAAGCCGGGAAAACGGACGAAGCATTACAGGCCGGTACAAATTTGAACACCCTGGCTGTCGAGACCGGCAACCTGGAATTCATTGGTGAAAGCGTGGCGTTTCAGGCAAATGTGTTGGAAAAGTTGGGACGTCTGGCTGACGCCGTGGAGGTCTATGAGAATTTTGAGAAAAAACTTTCTGCAGAGACTCCCAAGGCTCTCCGACGACAGGCGATTTACAAAATCGTTGATCTGAACCTAAAGCAAAACAAACTCGACATCGCAACCCAGAAATTAGATTCATTCTTAAGTAAATTTCCTGAGGACAGAACAGCGGATGTGGCGTTGTTGACATTGGGTGAACTGCAATTGAGGCAGGCTACAACCACCGGACTCACGCCCGCCACCGCGGCAGTGACGTTGCCAGGCACAAATCTGCTTTCACTGGCCAAGGCAAATTTTCAGAAACTTATTAATAGTTTTACGAACAGTGATTTTGTGGGCGCTGCTCAGCTCAATCTGGGATGGTGTTTGTGGCTGGAAAATAAACCTGCCGAGAGCCGGACTGCCTTCAGTAACGCTCTGCAGAGATTGCCCCAATCGGAGTCCCAGGCTGTGGCACGTTTTAAACTGGCGGACATCCAATTCACGGAAAGAGATTTCCACGGTGCACTCACCAATTACATACCGGTGGTTGAGGAATATAAAAACTTTCCACTCGTGCGCAGTAATCTCTTTGAGCGTTCACTTTATCAGATCACCCGGGCTGCGTTGGCCGAAACGAACATCACTCAGGCATCGCAAGCCATGGCAAAGATTCTGGATCTCTATCCGAACACTCTTTTATCAGACAGTTCTGCACTGCTCGTTGGGCAGGGGATGACGGAATATGCTAACCCAGCCGGCGCGCGTGATCTCTTACAGATGTTTATAGAGAAGAGTCCGACCTCGCCGCTTTCGTCAGAGGTTAGACTTGCGATCGCGCATACGTATGAGAAGGAAGGGAACTGGCAGGCGGCAATTACGAATTACGATCGCTTAATTGTCGACTCCACGAATTCGGCCGTGCTGCCAAGAGTTGAGTTCTCACGGGCCATGGCAAACTTCCGGGCCGGCTATGAAACGAACGCTTATTCGATTTTAACCAATTTCGTGGTCAAATTTTCCACCAATCAACTCGCTGCCAAGGCCAAATATTGGATTGGCGATTACTTTTGGCGGCAGGAGGATTTTCCGAGGGCCGAGCGCAGCTATAAGGAAGTCTACCAAAATTGGCCTGCCGCCACCAATGAGGGATTACAGGCCCAGATGATGGCTGGTCGTGCGGCGATGGCTCGTGAGAATTATTACGATGCCACTACTTACTTCACCAATCTGACCATCCTGCCGCAATGCCCGGCTCCCTTGCGCCTGGAAGCGCTTTTTGCCTACGGCTCCGCGATGATGGGACTCGCACCTCTGGACACCACCAATAGCGTCGCCCATTACAACACAGCCATCGGGATCTTCCTTGATATTCAGAAGAATTATTCCACCAACAGTGTCGCTCCCATGGCTGCGGGAGAGGTGGGCAACTGCTATCTGCAAATGGCGGTTCAGGACGCTTCGCAATACGATCGTGCCGCCACCTATTATAAGCAGGCAATCGATTCCCCGGTGGCAGACGTCCATACACGAGGCCTCGCCCAGCTTGGTTTGGCAAAAACGCTGGAAGGGTTGGCTCATACGAACAAGACCGCAGCCGAGCAGGGCCCGTTGTTAAAACAGGCGATGAACCTCTGTGAAGAAGTGGTTTTCACCGCGAATCTTCGCGCGGGAGAGGAAGCCGATCTCTATTGCATCTCGCAAAACGGTTTGGAGGCGGGAAAACTGGCTGAAGAACTTGGATTATGGGAGCATGCCCTTAAACTGTACAGCACGCTCTGTGAAAAATTACCTCCCTTGAAGCCCACGCTGCAGGAAAGAATCACCAAAACCGGCGAGAAACTGGCTCGTCAAAAAGCGGAGCACGGCGTTTGACATCACGATAATCGACGGTTAAATTTCAGTAGTCCGAATGAACACATCCACACCAGCTGATTCCGTAATAACCGTCACCGAAAATGCTGCCAGCCAGATCCGTCACCTGGTGGCGCAGGATCCACAAAATGCAGGCAAACATTTGCGCGTATATGTGGAGCAAGGTGGCTGTTCCGGAATGCAGTATTCCATGGTCTTTGATGAAAAGCGTCCCGATGATTTGATCACCGATATGCATGGAGTCTCCGTCCTCGTGGATCCCTTCAGTGCCAAATATATTACCGGATCGGTGGTTGATTTTAGTGACAGTCTTAACAGTGGGGGATTTAAGATCTCCAATCCAAACGCCAAGCAGAGTTGCGGCTGTGGAAAATCTTTCGACGCCTAGCAGCCCTGTCTGCCAGGTGAAAAAGGCCGTTCCGTGCGATGCGGAACGGCATTATTGTCAGGAGAACCTTTTGGATCACGTTTCGCAAACCAAAAGAATCAAATATCCAGAATCACACTCGCGCTCCAGCCGTTGTCTGTCTTTTCCAGTGCGAAATGATGCAAGGTCACGGCTTTGACGTCTGCGCGCTGGCGATGCCGAACCGGATCGAGCTTTTCTCCATGCGCCTCGCCGGCAAGCTTCCAGTTGTTGCCTTCCCGCGTAATTTGAATCGGCCTCACACGCAAAAGCAATTGCTCGCTATCCTTTAGGTAAATCAACTCCTGCAGCAGATCGAACAATAACATGTCCAACGCACTGTTTGCCAGGCGAAGCTCTCGTCGCTCCTTGAAATCAATGCTGTCCAGATTGTCGATCATCACCTCCATCGTGGCATCCGCGGCCGAAACGAAGACTTCTTCCAGGCTCCTTCCCATGGCCCGAAACGCGATATCAGCCATCGCAACTCCTTCCAGAAATTCGTATGACATAAGTTATGATGCGTCCACTTTGTGTAAAGTGGCAGCTTCCTCACAGGCTCTCAGGCGATTAAGCATCAACTCCTTTGCGTTCGCTAATTGCCTTCCGATGAAAACCAGCACCGTATCTTTGTGGGCGAACGGCTCGAAGTTCCAACGCCCGGCAACGAAGTTGAATAGATAAATTCCGTCGGTGAACCGGATGAAACCTTTCGCGCGATAAACGTCCGGCGCAAGGTTTGCGGCAAATTGCTCGAACTTCTCCCGGTCGAAGATCACGGCGGAGGAATAGCTGAATGAGTCGAACTCGAGTTGATGCACGTGGTGTGGTGGCTCTACTGTTCGTTCCCGCGCGATACCGAAGAGCAAATCCATATCCACATGACAAAATTGCGTGCGGACAATGGGAGCGGTTTGATTGAGTTGTTGCAGTTTCTCCTCCAATGGATGCAACTCGCGTTCCGGGACCAAATCAACTTTGTTCAGGAGCAGCAGATCCGCCGATTCTATTTGCATGCGCGTCGTATGACCTAACGATGGAAAGTTGAGCAAGCCATCCGCATCCATGATTGAAACGATGCCATCCAATCGCACGCGAGAGAGCCTCTCTTCAATGTCGAAAACCAACGCTTCTGGTTCAGCGACTCCGGTTGTTTCCAGCACAATCTTCTCTGGATCCACCGTATCAATCATCTCATTCATCGCGGCCTCAAACTCGCCGATCAACGAACAACAAACACAGCCGCCGGCCAATTCCTTGAGGAGGACGTTTTTTCCTGCGATGACTGTGCCGTCAATCGGAATCTCACCGAATTCGTTCATGACCACTGCCATCGGCTTGGAGACAGAGTTCAAGAGATGGCGGAGCAGGGTAGTCTTTCCGCTCCCCAGCGGTCCGGTGATGATGGTAATGGGCGTGCGCACCTGCATTTTCATCCTTTGATGTTTCCGATGGGGCTGAACCGGGCGACACGTTTGCACAGTCCAGCAGTTTCGGCGGCGTGGATAACCTCATCGATGTCCTTGTAAGCGCTGCCAGCCTCCTCCGCCAGTCCAGCCCATGACGTACTGCGAACATAGATGCCTCGCTGCTCCAGATCGTGTTGAAGCTTTTGTCCACGCCATAGTTTGCGCGCCTTGGTCCGGCTCATGGTACGGCCACTGCCATGCGCGGTGCTGAAGAAGGACTGCGCGCCGCTCGGCACTCCGACCAGCAAATAGGAACCAGTCTCCATGCTGCCGCCGATAATGACAGGCTGGCCGAGTTGCTTGTACTGTTCTGGAACTCCCGCCATTCCCGGTGCGAACGCGCGCGTTGCGCCTTTACGGTGGACCAACAGCATTCGCTCCTGATTGCCCACACGATGACGTTCCAGCTTTGCGGTATTGTGCGCGACGTCATATACCATGCGCAAACCCAGGTCCTCAGCTGAACGCTGGAAAATCGTCGAAAACACTTTGCGGATATGGTGAAGAATAACCTGACGATTGGCGAAGGACATGTTGATGCCGCACTTCATGGCGGCGAAATAGTTTTGCCCTTCGGGAGAGTTGAACGGGGCGCAGGCCAGTTCCCGGTCCAGGATTTTGATCCTGTATTTGTTCTCCATGACTCTCAAAAAGATTTGCAAATAGTCGGTTGCCACCTGATGACCAAAGCCCCGGCTGCCACAGTGAAACATCACCACTACCTGGTCCGGGGCCGTGATGCCAAAAGCGTGTGCTAATTCCTGATCAAAGACGTTTTCCTTTCGGGCCACCTGGACTTCCAGGTAGTGATTTCCCGAGCCCAGGGTGCCGATCTGGTTGAGGCCGCGATCGATGGCGCGCTCGCTGACTTTCAGAGCATCGGCTCCGTCGATGCATCCCTGTTCCTCCGTCAGAGCCAGATCCTCCTCGCAGCCGTAGCCGTTGGCCACGCACCAACGCGCGCCTTCCTCAATCACCCTGCGGAATTCTTCGCGCGTGAGTTTAAGAATCCCGGCGCTGCCCACACCTGCCGGCACTTCTTTGAAGAGCGAGTTTGTTAATTCCTTGATGCGCGGCTTAACCTCGCGCTCAACCAGATTAGTGATCACCAGGCGCATCCCACAGTTGATGTCGAAACCGATCCCACCCGGAGAAATCACGCCGCCTTGCTCCACATCCATGGCGGCGACGCCACCAATCGGAAAACCATAGCCC
The sequence above is a segment of the Pedosphaera parvula Ellin514 genome. Coding sequences within it:
- a CDS encoding tetratricopeptide repeat protein: MKWNFKRIAGCWGFLALIQFLFATVNCSAAATPESHAFEVAADFFKSHNWEKAEEKLADFAKKYPTSEFFADAVLLQGESRYALGRDSGVVELLSTEMPHAGKLADQYLYWTAVASYRSANYKNAADSFSRIVTVYTNSAKRAEAIFSQSQTLGKMGAWPEAIKELRQPDGAFQQLLKSNPTNEFAIKGVLLLAEADLIQKDYQAVSEDLRIISQQKLTPEFKWRSQLLFCRSLFEAGKTDEALQAGTNLNTLAVETGNLEFIGESVAFQANVLEKLGRLADAVEVYENFEKKLSAETPKALRRQAIYKIVDLNLKQNKLDIATQKLDSFLSKFPEDRTADVALLTLGELQLRQATTTGLTPATAAVTLPGTNLLSLAKANFQKLINSFTNSDFVGAAQLNLGWCLWLENKPAESRTAFSNALQRLPQSESQAVARFKLADIQFTERDFHGALTNYIPVVEEYKNFPLVRSNLFERSLYQITRAALAETNITQASQAMAKILDLYPNTLLSDSSALLVGQGMTEYANPAGARDLLQMFIEKSPTSPLSSEVRLAIAHTYEKEGNWQAAITNYDRLIVDSTNSAVLPRVEFSRAMANFRAGYETNAYSILTNFVVKFSTNQLAAKAKYWIGDYFWRQEDFPRAERSYKEVYQNWPAATNEGLQAQMMAGRAAMARENYYDATTYFTNLTILPQCPAPLRLEALFAYGSAMMGLAPLDTTNSVAHYNTAIGIFLDIQKNYSTNSVAPMAAGEVGNCYLQMAVQDASQYDRAATYYKQAIDSPVADVHTRGLAQLGLAKTLEGLAHTNKTAAEQGPLLKQAMNLCEEVVFTANLRAGEEADLYCISQNGLEAGKLAEELGLWEHALKLYSTLCEKLPPLKPTLQERITKTGEKLARQKAEHGV
- a CDS encoding CobW family GTP-binding protein translates to MQVRTPITIITGPLGSGKTTLLRHLLNSVSKPMAVVMNEFGEIPIDGTVIAGKNVLLKELAGGCVCCSLIGEFEAAMNEMIDTVDPEKIVLETTGVAEPEALVFDIEERLSRVRLDGIVSIMDADGLLNFPSLGHTTRMQIESADLLLLNKVDLVPERELHPLEEKLQQLNQTAPIVRTQFCHVDMDLLFGIARERTVEPPHHVHQLEFDSFSYSSAVIFDREKFEQFAANLAPDVYRAKGFIRFTDGIYLFNFVAGRWNFEPFAHKDTVLVFIGRQLANAKELMLNRLRACEEAATLHKVDAS
- the uvrA gene encoding excinuclease ABC subunit UvrA; the protein is MAKGFIKIGGAREHNLKNLTLSIPRDQLVVITGLSGSGKSSLAFDTIYAEGQRKYVESLSAYARQFLDQMQKPEVDFIEGLSPAIAIEQRSSGTSPRSIIATTTEIYDYLRLLFAHVGQAHCPESGVPIVAQTTSDIVDKIHALPVKTRVMILAPVVRDQKGEFRDVVERLGREGFVRARIDGEMVELASNVRVKLDAKQKHTIEAVVDRLVMDEKIRVRLSDSVETALRWGEGQLLTLHQLPGTESTTSWIETLHSNRNYSPATGMSFEPLTPKHFSFNSPAGACPVCHGLGQKMVFDEGLIVPDPEKSLEQGAILPWRRGGKRMVVYYKSMLRGVTAQYQQNLEAPYKTLPEDFKKILLWGSGSTEIEFNFWRAGKMSKVSRAFEGVVPNLERLYQESESEFTRNRLKSFMSPQFCDACGGRRLKPEILAVTIGNAELKEKFGTRSSKEPNIPGLSIMDVCSLSIEAADDFFTKLKLSEFQQKIAAEIIREVRSRLGFLKNVGLGYLTLNRESGTLSGGEAQRIRLATQIGAGLVGVLYILDEPSIGLHQRDNERLLKTLEGLRNLGNSVLVVEHDEDTIRRADYILDLGPGAGVRGGEIVAAGTLPEILASSRSLTAQYLTRELSIAVPKKRIKPTQDRGWLEVLGATENNLKNVDLRIPLGTLTCVTGVSGSGKSTAVDDILRRALFRKFHGSKERPGAHRELKGFENLDKVIVIDQTPIGRTPRSNPATYTGMFNHIRDLFAKLPSAKIRGYEAGRFSFNVKGGRCEKCQGDGLIKIEMHFLPPVYVTCEACNGRRYNRETLEISYKGMNIADVLNMTVDEAVTFFRAVPQIYEPCLTLADVGLGYIGLGQSATTLSGGEAQRIKLASELSRKATGRTLYILDEPTTGLHFHDVAKLLEVLFKLRASGNTLLIIEHNLDVIKTADWIVDLGPEGGSGGGRIVAQGTPEEVAECPGSYTGQYLSRILNETVG
- a CDS encoding archease, whose translation is MSYEFLEGVAMADIAFRAMGRSLEEVFVSAADATMEVMIDNLDSIDFKERRELRLANSALDMLLFDLLQELIYLKDSEQLLLRVRPIQITREGNNWKLAGEAHGEKLDPVRHRQRADVKAVTLHHFALEKTDNGWSASVILDI
- a CDS encoding HesB/IscA family protein; translation: MNTSTPADSVITVTENAASQIRHLVAQDPQNAGKHLRVYVEQGGCSGMQYSMVFDEKRPDDLITDMHGVSVLVDPFSAKYITGSVVDFSDSLNSGGFKISNPNAKQSCGCGKSFDA